A DNA window from Vibrio tarriae contains the following coding sequences:
- a CDS encoding DUF3389 family protein, translating to MVTPHEVVVRLGHENRVTLQAQAEAITLMGKGANVMIANGSESKWSVKLDDEEQLSAIAQTLGCDLL from the coding sequence ATTGTAACCCCCCATGAAGTTGTCGTACGGCTCGGACACGAGAATCGCGTTACCTTGCAAGCCCAAGCGGAGGCCATCACGCTAATGGGAAAGGGGGCAAATGTGATGATCGCCAATGGCAGTGAAAGCAAATGGTCAGTGAAGCTCGATGATGAAGAGCAACTGAGCGCCATTGCTCAAACGTTAGGTTGTGACTTGCTTTAA
- a CDS encoding RNA-binding S4 domain-containing protein, which produces MTDEQFNPQDEEIEIEAIGVEVSCQPIELYKVLKIANAVSGGGEAKHVISEGYVFVNGDVETRKRCKVFDGDLIEFNQEFYLVICDAPVTESESLDTQPELASSLKPTKTQKKSSANTSAKSKPSKNSKTASGQKKAKNDKKSPQSDSKSPSGRSAIRFF; this is translated from the coding sequence ATGACCGACGAGCAATTCAACCCGCAAGATGAAGAAATCGAAATAGAAGCGATTGGTGTTGAGGTCTCTTGCCAGCCGATTGAGCTGTACAAAGTGTTAAAAATTGCCAATGCCGTAAGTGGAGGTGGTGAAGCAAAACACGTGATCAGTGAAGGCTATGTGTTTGTTAATGGCGATGTAGAAACTCGCAAACGCTGCAAAGTGTTTGATGGCGATCTGATTGAATTTAACCAAGAGTTTTATTTGGTGATTTGTGATGCACCTGTCACAGAGTCAGAGTCACTCGATACTCAACCTGAGCTAGCATCGTCGCTCAAGCCGACAAAAACGCAGAAGAAGTCTTCTGCCAACACTTCGGCCAAATCCAAGCCATCAAAAAACAGCAAAACCGCATCTGGACAAAAAAAAGCCAAGAACGATAAAAAATCACCACAAAGCGACAGCAAATCCCCATCAGGACGCAGTGCTATCCGATTCTTTTGA
- a CDS encoding ABC transporter permease produces MGMTKASKRVPNPLTEARWARFKANRRGFWSLWIFLLLFVVSLFAELIANDKPLLIQYDGAWYMPIVQRYSETQFGGEFDTEADYTDPYVVGLIEEKGQIIWPPIRFHYDTINFDITSSVPSAPDSVNWLGTDDKGRDVLARIIYGFRISVLFGFILTVISSLIGVLIGATQGYYGGWLDLFGQRFIEVWSGMPTLFLLIILSSFVEPNFWWLLGIMVLFSWMSLVGVVRAEFLRCRNFDYVRAAQAMGVSDMRIILRHMLPNAMVASLTMMPFILSGSVTTLTSLDFLGFGLPAGSPSLGELLAQGKANLQAPWLGISAFVVLSVMLTLLVFIGEAVRDAFDPHLQRSRA; encoded by the coding sequence ATGGGGATGACAAAAGCAAGCAAGCGTGTGCCGAATCCGTTGACTGAGGCACGCTGGGCGCGATTTAAAGCCAATCGGCGTGGTTTTTGGTCACTGTGGATTTTCTTATTGCTGTTTGTGGTGAGCTTATTTGCTGAGCTTATCGCTAACGACAAACCACTCCTCATTCAGTATGACGGAGCGTGGTACATGCCGATCGTACAGCGCTATAGCGAAACCCAATTTGGTGGAGAATTTGATACGGAAGCGGATTACACCGATCCCTATGTGGTTGGCTTGATTGAAGAGAAAGGGCAAATCATCTGGCCGCCAATCCGTTTTCATTATGACACCATCAATTTTGATATCACCAGCAGTGTGCCTTCTGCGCCGGATTCAGTGAACTGGTTAGGCACGGATGATAAAGGGCGCGACGTGTTAGCTCGGATCATTTACGGTTTTCGAATCTCGGTGTTGTTTGGTTTTATTCTCACGGTGATTTCGTCACTGATTGGCGTTTTAATCGGCGCTACGCAAGGTTATTACGGCGGCTGGCTTGATCTGTTTGGGCAGCGCTTTATTGAAGTGTGGTCTGGCATGCCAACCTTGTTCCTTTTGATCATCTTATCGAGCTTTGTTGAACCGAATTTCTGGTGGTTGCTCGGCATCATGGTGCTGTTTAGTTGGATGAGCTTGGTGGGCGTCGTGCGTGCCGAGTTTTTACGTTGCCGTAATTTTGATTATGTACGTGCTGCACAAGCGATGGGAGTCAGTGATATGCGCATTATTCTGCGCCATATGTTGCCTAACGCTATGGTCGCCTCGTTAACCATGATGCCGTTTATTCTTTCTGGCTCAGTCACTACTCTCACCTCATTGGATTTTCTTGGCTTTGGCTTGCCGGCCGGTTCACCGTCATTGGGCGAACTGCTCGCACAGGGCAAAGCCAACTTACAAGCGCCTTGGCTTGGTATTTCAGCGTTTGTGGTGCTGTCGGTCATGCTGACTTTACTGGTCTTTATCGGTGAAGCGGTACGTGATGCCTTTGACCCTCATTTACAACGGAGCCGTGCATGA
- a CDS encoding glutathione S-transferase family protein, giving the protein MIDFYTAATPNGHKIAIALEEMGLEYTTHALNLSNNDQKQPAFTAINPNGRIPAIIDRDNEDFAVFESGAILLYLAEKSGKFLPQESKARSKVIQWLMFQMGGVGPMMGQANVFYRYFPEKIQPAIDRYQKEGRRLFEVMDGQLAQNPYLAGDEYTIADIATFPWVRIHEWSGISIDGLTHLQRWMNEIAARPAVVKGLTVPPPSNVSDDERAKQIRNMVTR; this is encoded by the coding sequence ATGATTGATTTTTATACTGCAGCAACACCGAATGGCCACAAAATTGCCATCGCATTGGAAGAGATGGGTTTGGAATACACCACCCACGCGCTCAACCTTTCGAACAACGACCAAAAACAGCCCGCATTTACCGCGATTAACCCGAATGGGCGTATTCCAGCGATTATTGACCGTGACAATGAAGACTTTGCGGTGTTTGAGTCGGGTGCGATTTTGCTCTATCTAGCAGAGAAAAGCGGAAAGTTCTTACCCCAAGAAAGCAAAGCGCGCTCCAAAGTGATCCAATGGTTGATGTTTCAAATGGGCGGCGTAGGGCCAATGATGGGGCAGGCTAACGTGTTTTATCGCTATTTCCCAGAGAAAATCCAACCGGCTATCGATCGTTATCAAAAAGAGGGACGCCGTTTGTTTGAAGTGATGGATGGCCAGCTAGCCCAAAACCCGTATTTGGCTGGAGATGAATACACGATTGCCGATATCGCGACCTTTCCATGGGTTCGAATCCATGAATGGAGTGGAATCTCGATTGACGGTCTGACTCATTTACAGCGTTGGATGAACGAGATCGCTGCGCGTCCTGCCGTAGTGAAAGGGTTAACCGTGCCACCTCCAAGTAATGTCAGTGATGATGAGCGAGCTAAACAGATCCGCAATATGGTGACACGCTAA
- a CDS encoding glutathione S-transferase, whose protein sequence is MKLYETAMTPSSRRVSIFLKELGIDVERVQVDVRGGENLSDTFKSKSLNGKVPLLELDDGTTLCESVAICRYFDLASPNTHQLFGDSALEQAQVEMWHRVVEFQGLYAGFQAFRNLSGIYKDREHCVYAWGEESKARVAAFLPQLEQRLAQSQFIATNRFTIVDITAYIFIGFAQKALELPVFEHYPHITRWFEQISQRPAFQ, encoded by the coding sequence ATGAAATTATATGAAACCGCAATGACACCAAGCAGCCGCAGAGTCTCGATTTTTCTTAAAGAATTAGGTATTGATGTTGAGCGTGTACAAGTTGACGTTCGTGGTGGTGAAAACTTATCGGATACGTTTAAGAGCAAAAGCTTGAACGGAAAAGTGCCTCTACTTGAACTTGATGATGGCACAACACTGTGTGAAAGCGTGGCAATTTGCCGCTATTTTGATCTTGCTTCCCCCAATACTCACCAGTTGTTCGGAGATTCAGCATTAGAACAAGCCCAAGTTGAGATGTGGCACCGAGTGGTTGAGTTTCAAGGACTGTATGCGGGATTTCAAGCCTTTCGAAATTTAAGTGGCATCTATAAAGATCGTGAACACTGCGTGTACGCTTGGGGTGAAGAGAGCAAAGCTCGCGTGGCTGCGTTTTTACCACAACTTGAGCAGCGATTGGCACAATCGCAATTTATTGCGACGAATCGTTTCACTATTGTTGATATTACCGCCTACATTTTTATTGGTTTCGCCCAAAAAGCGCTCGAACTTCCTGTGTTTGAACACTATCCGCACATCACTCGTTGGTTTGAGCAAATCTCGCAACGACCAGCCTTTCAATAA
- a CDS encoding M48 family metallopeptidase, translating to MKKTQLALTLLMTLGLAACSASPTGRNQLLLFSDNDMSQLGAKSFTQMKQEIPISKDAKTNAYVQCVTKAITAQVPKQSSFEQWEVVVFESDQVNAFALPGGKIGVYTGLLKVAVNQDQLATVIGHEIAHVLSNHSNERLSQSQLANAGLQLTDIAIGASEYAQYRNLTMSALGVGVQYGVILPYGRNQESEADILGLALMARAGFDPYQSIELWKNMAKASGGKQPPELLSTHPSHSTRISDLSATINTLPPHQGSKAQCAL from the coding sequence ATGAAAAAGACGCAACTGGCGCTCACTTTATTAATGACTCTTGGTTTAGCGGCATGCAGCGCTTCACCGACAGGCCGAAATCAATTGCTACTGTTTTCTGACAACGACATGAGTCAGCTTGGCGCGAAGTCTTTCACGCAGATGAAACAGGAAATTCCAATCAGTAAAGATGCAAAAACCAATGCGTATGTGCAATGTGTAACCAAAGCGATTACCGCTCAAGTACCTAAGCAAAGCAGTTTTGAGCAATGGGAAGTGGTCGTGTTTGAGAGTGACCAAGTTAACGCGTTTGCCCTGCCAGGTGGGAAAATTGGGGTATACACGGGTCTACTGAAGGTTGCGGTGAATCAGGACCAGTTAGCGACCGTGATTGGCCATGAAATCGCTCATGTGCTGTCAAACCACAGTAATGAGCGTTTATCGCAGTCGCAATTAGCGAACGCGGGCTTACAACTGACGGATATCGCAATTGGGGCATCTGAATATGCGCAATATCGTAATCTGACCATGTCCGCGCTCGGCGTTGGTGTGCAGTACGGGGTGATTTTGCCCTATGGTCGCAACCAAGAGTCAGAAGCCGATATATTAGGATTGGCCTTGATGGCAAGAGCAGGCTTTGACCCTTATCAGAGTATTGAGCTTTGGAAAAATATGGCTAAAGCCTCTGGAGGAAAACAGCCGCCTGAGCTGCTTTCGACCCACCCATCACACAGCACCCGTATCAGCGATTTGAGTGCAACGATCAATACACTGCCACCACATCAAGGTTCTAAAGCTCAGTGTGCTCTTTAG
- a CDS encoding PPC domain-containing DNA-binding protein: MIHLIALRLTRGMDLKQQIVQLVQQHRIHAGSIASCVGCLSTLHIRLADSFSTLQVSAPFEILSLSGTLTYQHCHLHITVADAQGRVWGGHLLEGNLINTTAELMIHHYPQHHFTREFDPNTGYSELVIS; this comes from the coding sequence ATGATCCATTTGATTGCCCTGCGCTTAACTCGAGGAATGGATTTAAAGCAGCAGATTGTACAGCTCGTTCAACAACATCGAATCCATGCAGGCTCTATCGCGTCGTGCGTGGGATGCTTATCGACGTTGCATATTCGCCTTGCCGATAGTTTTTCGACCCTACAAGTGAGTGCCCCGTTTGAGATTCTGTCACTCTCCGGTACTTTAACGTACCAACATTGCCATTTGCATATCACGGTTGCTGATGCGCAGGGGCGTGTTTGGGGTGGGCATTTGCTCGAGGGTAACCTTATCAATACCACGGCAGAATTGATGATCCATCACTATCCGCAGCACCACTTTACACGAGAGTTTGACCCCAATACTGGTTATAGCGAACTTGTGATCTCATAG
- a CDS encoding TetR/AcrR family transcriptional regulator, translating into MARKCNFDREEKLHQAMTLFWQKGYANTAISDLVDHLQINRFSLYNTFGDKQKLYYEALDRYLNLVSSPALKDLELESAAWPELKAFLQHFAALQREGNCGCFMQNALVEHANTDDEVLSKGHALFDHLLHLIARALNNATQQGQIASHLCADSLAPLVLTQMQGMRVLGKAQRHANLEQGLEALIRLIEGDFIGAKA; encoded by the coding sequence ATGGCAAGAAAATGCAACTTTGATCGCGAAGAGAAATTACACCAAGCAATGACGCTGTTTTGGCAAAAAGGGTATGCCAATACCGCGATATCCGATTTGGTCGATCACTTACAAATCAATCGCTTTAGCCTTTACAACACGTTTGGTGATAAGCAAAAGCTCTATTACGAAGCGCTGGATCGTTATCTGAATTTGGTCAGTTCCCCTGCCCTTAAAGATCTCGAGCTCGAAAGTGCGGCGTGGCCAGAATTGAAAGCGTTTTTGCAGCATTTTGCCGCGCTCCAACGCGAGGGAAACTGTGGTTGTTTTATGCAAAATGCCTTGGTTGAGCATGCAAACACGGACGATGAAGTCTTAAGCAAAGGTCACGCGTTATTTGATCATCTGCTGCACCTGATCGCCCGTGCGCTCAACAATGCGACGCAACAAGGTCAAATTGCTTCTCATCTTTGTGCGGACTCTTTGGCGCCATTAGTTTTGACCCAGATGCAAGGTATGCGCGTGCTTGGTAAAGCGCAGCGCCATGCCAATCTTGAGCAGGGATTAGAAGCCTTGATCCGTTTGATAGAGGGCGATTTTATAGGGGCTAAAGCATGA
- a CDS encoding SgrR family transcriptional regulator, protein MSSPRLRVQFETLFEHFQGQDVETQLEDVTDILFCTRRNARIVLNKMEEEGWIEWHPAAGRGKLSQLIFKRSRADVSENLARRYLNEGKIGQAFAVLDQDAAKLTQVIESYLGVQHQEGLQVVRLPYYRQLSMLNPQKPMRRSEQHIARQVFSGLTRLDEEEQLQPDLAHAWQALSDTHWRFYLRPGVRFHNGNLLTTELIVQNLWQLRLLNLFAHIDRVDSPYPWAVDVHLQKPDIRLPLLLAEACAKILPAESDRNPDFDLMPVGTGPYKVVLNDEKRLVLQAFDGYFGFRPLLDRVEVWVIDEVHSSMVFPSLSNPMKTARGSSTEEVELDPGCTYLLLNRRNGVAKDEHWARYLTDKLNALNLFRLLPEEKIIELGVLPAYGLKPGWYHHAAAAQRTLPPETKELTIAYHAQHPMFPTVANAIKQLLSQDGITVNVIKYEHTVVETENVDIWIKPMGIANHRDDALAGWLLNYSDIEFLSKGEDFNQWVSLIDAWRADSSALFPAKELGKSLVEKHQLIPMFHCWLGISKDQCGALQNAKCNALGWFDFSQVWVKPDLSEH, encoded by the coding sequence ATGAGCAGCCCGCGTTTACGTGTTCAGTTCGAAACACTCTTTGAACATTTTCAAGGTCAAGACGTTGAAACCCAACTGGAAGATGTCACCGATATTCTTTTTTGCACTCGACGTAATGCGCGTATTGTCCTCAATAAAATGGAAGAAGAGGGCTGGATTGAGTGGCATCCTGCGGCTGGGCGCGGCAAACTCTCGCAACTGATCTTTAAACGCAGTCGTGCGGATGTCAGTGAGAACCTTGCGCGCCGCTATCTCAATGAAGGAAAGATAGGCCAAGCGTTTGCCGTGCTTGATCAGGACGCCGCAAAATTAACTCAAGTGATCGAAAGCTATCTTGGCGTTCAGCATCAAGAAGGTCTGCAAGTTGTCAGGTTGCCGTACTATCGTCAGCTATCGATGTTGAACCCACAAAAGCCGATGCGCCGCTCTGAACAGCATATTGCGCGACAGGTGTTTAGCGGACTCACACGCCTTGATGAAGAAGAGCAATTACAGCCTGATTTAGCACACGCTTGGCAGGCACTATCAGATACTCACTGGCGGTTTTACTTACGTCCCGGGGTGCGCTTTCATAATGGCAATCTCCTCACCACCGAACTGATTGTGCAAAATCTTTGGCAGCTACGGTTGCTTAATCTTTTTGCCCATATTGACCGAGTTGACTCACCTTACCCTTGGGCGGTCGATGTGCATCTGCAAAAGCCCGATATCCGCTTACCGCTATTGCTTGCCGAAGCCTGTGCCAAAATCCTCCCAGCGGAGTCCGATCGCAATCCTGACTTTGATTTAATGCCAGTGGGGACAGGGCCCTACAAAGTGGTTCTAAACGATGAAAAACGTTTGGTTTTGCAAGCGTTTGATGGCTATTTTGGTTTTCGTCCACTGCTGGACCGAGTTGAAGTTTGGGTGATTGATGAAGTGCACTCTTCCATGGTTTTTCCAAGCTTATCCAATCCGATGAAAACCGCTCGAGGATCATCAACAGAAGAGGTAGAACTGGATCCCGGCTGCACCTATTTACTGCTTAATCGTCGCAATGGCGTTGCCAAAGATGAACATTGGGCACGCTATCTCACGGACAAACTCAATGCGCTCAATCTGTTTCGTCTTCTGCCAGAAGAGAAAATCATTGAACTTGGGGTCTTGCCAGCCTATGGGTTAAAACCCGGGTGGTATCATCACGCAGCGGCAGCGCAAAGAACGTTACCGCCAGAAACCAAAGAACTCACGATTGCCTATCACGCTCAGCATCCAATGTTTCCGACTGTTGCTAATGCGATTAAACAATTGCTCAGCCAAGATGGGATCACAGTCAATGTCATCAAATATGAACACACGGTAGTTGAAACTGAAAATGTGGATATTTGGATCAAGCCAATGGGTATTGCTAATCATCGTGATGATGCGTTAGCGGGGTGGTTACTCAATTACTCCGATATTGAGTTTTTGAGCAAAGGAGAGGATTTCAATCAGTGGGTGAGTTTAATTGATGCTTGGCGTGCTGACTCTTCTGCGCTCTTCCCCGCGAAAGAACTGGGGAAATCACTGGTGGAAAAACACCAACTGATCCCGATGTTCCACTGCTGGTTAGGAATCAGTAAAGATCAGTGCGGTGCGCTACAAAATGCGAAATGCAATGCGCTAGGTTGGTTCGATTTTAGCCAAGTCTGGGTAAAACCCGATTTGTCAGAACACTAG
- a CDS encoding substrate-binding periplasmic protein: MSANLHANPQRVTIFADDAYPPYSYVENSRAVGIYPEILRAADVLMTEFEIDLQPIPWRRGLKLLEAGRIFALLPPYYYPQRRPYIHPYSDPILDEEVVVYCQNAWLNKRKSAEWPRDFYGLTIGMNDGFSLGGQVFWKAVEEKQIEVKYANGNRVNLLKLRGDRIDCYVNDRISILWELTRLKREGIVDTVNFSIATKISLEQGYIGFTNQNLEQYPYQSQFVASFNSALAELKSSGQLDKIVDRYIE; the protein is encoded by the coding sequence ATCTCGGCGAATCTCCATGCGAATCCGCAAAGGGTGACCATTTTTGCGGATGATGCTTATCCGCCATACAGTTATGTTGAAAATAGTCGTGCCGTGGGTATCTATCCTGAAATACTTCGTGCCGCCGATGTTTTGATGACAGAATTTGAGATTGATTTACAACCCATCCCTTGGCGACGTGGACTCAAGCTACTCGAAGCAGGAAGAATTTTTGCTTTGCTTCCCCCCTATTATTATCCGCAGCGCCGACCTTACATCCATCCTTACTCAGACCCTATCCTAGATGAAGAGGTGGTGGTCTATTGTCAAAACGCATGGCTCAACAAACGTAAGTCAGCCGAATGGCCTCGGGACTTTTACGGTTTAACCATAGGAATGAACGATGGATTCAGTCTAGGCGGGCAAGTGTTTTGGAAAGCCGTCGAAGAAAAGCAGATTGAGGTGAAATACGCTAATGGCAATCGCGTCAATCTACTAAAGTTACGCGGTGACAGAATAGATTGCTATGTCAACGATCGCATCTCTATTTTATGGGAACTCACACGATTAAAACGTGAAGGCATTGTCGATACCGTTAATTTTTCCATAGCCACCAAAATCAGTTTAGAGCAAGGCTACATCGGGTTTACCAACCAAAACCTCGAGCAATATCCTTACCAGAGCCAGTTTGTAGCCTCATTCAACAGTGCTCTTGCTGAGCTAAAAAGCAGCGGCCAACTCGACAAGATTGTTGACCGCTATATTGAATAA
- a CDS encoding microcin C ABC transporter permease YejB yields MLSYILRRLLLVVPTLWAIITINFFIIQIAPGGPVEQAIAQLEGNTSGVMERFTGGGQEVAASTDAPVSGYPVSGYKGSRGLDPQVVEEITRRFGFDKPIHERYFQMLKDYATFNFGESLFRGGDVIDLIVERLPVSISLGLWSTLLIYLISIPLGISKAIHHGSRFDVWSSAVVIIGYAIPGFLFAIILIILFASGNYFSWFPLRGLVSDNFASLPWYQQVLDYFWHLTLPTLAMVIGGFATLSMLTKNSFLDEINKQYVVTARAKGLDEQRILYKHVFRNAMLIIIAGFPSAFISIFFTGSMLIEVMFSLEGIGLLGFEATIQRDYPLVFSSLYIMTLLGLLLSIISDLTYMWVDPRIDFEAR; encoded by the coding sequence ATGCTCAGTTATATTCTGCGCCGTTTGTTACTGGTGGTGCCCACCTTGTGGGCCATCATCACCATTAACTTTTTTATTATTCAGATTGCGCCAGGGGGCCCAGTAGAGCAGGCCATTGCTCAGTTGGAAGGTAACACCTCCGGCGTCATGGAGCGTTTTACGGGGGGCGGGCAAGAAGTCGCGGCGTCGACGGATGCGCCGGTTTCTGGTTATCCGGTTTCTGGGTATAAAGGTTCACGTGGACTTGATCCGCAAGTGGTCGAAGAGATCACCCGTCGTTTTGGCTTTGATAAGCCCATCCATGAACGCTATTTCCAGATGCTTAAGGATTACGCCACGTTTAATTTTGGCGAAAGCTTATTTCGTGGCGGCGATGTGATTGATTTGATTGTGGAGCGATTACCGGTTTCCATTTCCCTCGGATTGTGGAGCACGCTGCTGATCTATCTGATTTCGATTCCTTTGGGGATCAGCAAAGCGATTCATCACGGTTCGCGTTTTGATGTTTGGTCGAGTGCGGTGGTGATCATTGGCTACGCTATTCCCGGATTTCTGTTTGCGATCATCTTGATTATCCTCTTTGCCAGCGGCAACTATTTCAGTTGGTTTCCGCTGCGCGGTTTAGTTTCCGATAACTTCGCCAGCTTGCCTTGGTATCAACAAGTGCTGGATTACTTTTGGCACCTCACGTTACCCACATTAGCCATGGTCATTGGCGGTTTTGCTACGTTAAGCATGCTCACCAAAAACTCGTTTTTAGATGAGATTAACAAGCAATATGTGGTCACCGCGCGCGCGAAGGGGTTGGATGAACAGCGCATTCTCTACAAACATGTGTTTCGTAATGCCATGTTGATCATCATTGCCGGATTTCCGAGCGCATTTATCAGTATCTTCTTCACGGGTTCGATGCTGATTGAAGTGATGTTCTCGCTGGAAGGTATTGGTCTACTTGGCTTTGAAGCCACGATTCAACGTGATTATCCTTTGGTATTCAGTTCGTTGTATATCATGACTTTGCTCGGGTTGTTGCTCAGCATCATTTCAGATTTGACTTACATGTGGGTTGACCCACGCATTGATTTTGAGGCTCGTTGA
- a CDS encoding ABC transporter ATP-binding protein has product MNDWVLKIDNLSVGFGIAGQARRVTEGVSLTIARGETLALVGESGSGKSVTANAILRLLPKGSAHYLSGSIHFGDVDTLRCSERALRGIRGGRIGMIFQEPMVSLNPLQKIGKQLVETLAIHRGLRATAAEQKAIEWLGKVGIRHPEIKINAYPHELSGGERQRVMIAMALINEPELLIADEPTTALDVSVQAQILDLLKSLQQELGMAMLFITHDLSIVRRIADRVAVMQNGQLVETNACHTLFAAPAHPYTQQLINADPRGVPVPMAMDAPTLLQAEKLRVWFPIKGGFFRRTQAYIKAVTDMSFTLAKGQSLGLVGESGSGKSTTGMAILKLLTSQGAIRFAGQDLQALKRREMLPYRSKMQVVFQDPYSALNPRMSVAQVIGEGLRVHSQLNDDEIDHAICAVMQEVGLDVDTRHRYPNEFSGGQRQRIAIARALVLKPEFILLDEPTSSLDRTVQAQVLDLLKDLQLKYQLTYLFISHDLAVIRALCHHTIVMKAGEIVEHGETQNLFENPSHPYTQQLVRLSLL; this is encoded by the coding sequence ATGAACGATTGGGTATTGAAAATAGATAATCTGTCGGTGGGTTTTGGTATCGCAGGGCAGGCACGCCGTGTGACGGAAGGGGTAAGCTTAACCATTGCGCGTGGTGAAACGCTGGCTTTGGTGGGAGAAAGTGGGTCGGGAAAATCCGTGACAGCCAACGCGATTTTGCGTTTGTTGCCCAAAGGATCGGCGCACTATTTAAGTGGCAGCATTCATTTTGGCGATGTTGATACCCTGCGCTGCTCAGAGCGCGCGCTGCGCGGCATCCGCGGGGGACGCATAGGGATGATTTTTCAAGAGCCGATGGTCTCGCTTAATCCTCTGCAAAAAATTGGAAAACAGTTGGTAGAAACCTTAGCGATCCATCGAGGATTACGTGCAACGGCAGCAGAGCAAAAAGCGATTGAATGGCTTGGCAAGGTGGGTATTCGTCACCCTGAAATCAAGATCAATGCCTATCCGCATGAGCTCTCAGGCGGTGAGCGGCAACGTGTGATGATTGCCATGGCGCTAATCAATGAACCCGAGCTACTGATTGCCGATGAACCTACCACGGCATTAGATGTTTCGGTACAAGCGCAAATTTTGGATTTACTTAAATCTCTACAACAAGAATTGGGCATGGCGATGTTGTTCATTACCCATGATCTGAGCATAGTGCGCCGAATTGCTGACCGAGTGGCAGTGATGCAAAATGGCCAATTGGTTGAAACTAACGCGTGCCACACTTTGTTTGCTGCGCCTGCACATCCCTATACCCAGCAGTTGATCAATGCCGATCCGCGTGGTGTGCCCGTCCCTATGGCGATGGATGCTCCGACGCTGCTGCAAGCGGAAAAGTTACGGGTGTGGTTTCCAATCAAAGGCGGTTTTTTTCGCCGTACTCAAGCCTACATTAAAGCGGTCACAGATATGAGTTTTACCTTGGCTAAAGGGCAATCGCTTGGTTTGGTGGGGGAAAGCGGTTCAGGGAAATCGACCACGGGCATGGCGATTCTCAAGCTTCTCACCTCACAAGGGGCTATCCGTTTTGCAGGGCAAGATCTGCAAGCTCTCAAACGCCGTGAAATGCTGCCGTATCGCAGTAAAATGCAGGTGGTGTTTCAAGACCCATATTCTGCGCTTAATCCTCGAATGTCGGTAGCGCAAGTGATAGGCGAGGGTTTACGCGTGCATAGCCAGCTTAATGATGACGAGATTGATCACGCGATTTGCGCGGTGATGCAGGAAGTCGGCCTAGATGTGGACACTCGGCATCGCTATCCCAATGAATTTTCTGGTGGTCAACGGCAGCGTATCGCGATTGCGCGTGCGTTGGTGCTCAAGCCTGAGTTCATATTGCTTGATGAGCCAACTTCGTCGTTAGACCGAACTGTGCAAGCGCAAGTACTGGATTTGCTGAAAGATTTGCAGCTGAAATACCAATTAACCTATCTGTTCATTAGCCATGATCTCGCGGTGATCCGCGCTTTATGTCACCACACCATAGTGATGAAAGCGGGGGAAATTGTCGAACATGGTGAAACTCAAAACCTATTTGAGAATCCAAGTCACCCTTATACGCAGCAGCTAGTGCGTCTTTCTCTGTTGTAA
- a CDS encoding hotdog fold thioesterase: MSIWNKPISLETLNATSKNTLIEHLNIIYTEVTENSISATMPVCHFTHQPLGMLHGGASVVLAETLGSVAANFSVGEDAYCVGLDINANHVRAMREGSVTGTAVPLHIGVSTQVWQIEIKDEQGRLVCISRLTVAVKRSRPKQAKPVAEV; encoded by the coding sequence ATGTCGATTTGGAATAAGCCCATCAGTTTAGAAACACTCAATGCCACATCGAAAAATACGTTAATTGAACATTTAAATATCATTTACACCGAAGTGACAGAAAATAGCATTTCCGCCACTATGCCGGTCTGCCATTTCACACATCAGCCACTTGGCATGTTGCATGGTGGCGCTTCGGTGGTGCTCGCGGAAACCTTAGGTTCAGTAGCGGCCAATTTCAGTGTGGGTGAAGACGCTTACTGTGTGGGCTTGGATATCAATGCTAACCATGTCCGTGCGATGCGTGAAGGTTCAGTGACAGGTACTGCAGTACCGTTGCACATCGGGGTATCGACTCAAGTGTGGCAAATTGAGATCAAAGATGAACAAGGACGACTGGTTTGTATTAGCCGTTTGACGGTCGCGGTGAAACGTTCACGACCAAAGCAAGCCAAACCAGTAGCCGAGGTTTAA